The stretch of DNA cagCTTGACTAAATCGGTTGATAGCACTCTGGAATTATTGTACTCGGTTATAAAAGATGAAAAGAAAATTCACTCAGAGACTTTGAATCTCGTTGATGAAAAGGAGGATTCGGATGACGAAGAAAACGACAACAACGCAAACCTCAAAATTGTTTTTGAAATACTATCCACCATCATCAGCGACTCTAAACTCTCGTCAAAATCTTTGAAAACTTTATCAAACATACAATCAGCGCTACAAACTGTCAATCCAGACTTAGCCCAACGCTTGAGCACCATTATGTCGCAAATTGATACAAAAGAGGCGGAAACTGTTAcgaaagaagaacaagataTAGTAATCAGACAAAAAGCATTGAAGAACCTTGCAGACAATTCCCCTCCTATCAGAGTCCATGGGCTTCAACTTCTCAGAAAACTGGTGGTATCTCAAACACCGGCGATATCTTTGGCGTTTGTTATCAATCAACACATGTTGCAACTCAAAGATCCCGAACCTTTTGTTTATTTGAACGCCATTCGAGGACTAGAGGAACTATTAAGATTCGACCAAAATTTGATTGGCAACTATCTCAATATTTACTCCAATCCCAAGATAAATATAGATGAACGACTGAAAGTTGGTGAGGTGATCCTCCGATACATCAActtttctggaaatgctTCTAAGAATGCTGGTCCGATAATTGGAACGACCTTGGCCATCGTGAGGAAAGATTCGAACAATGAAGTCACGATGAAAATGTCTGCAGTGTCGTTGCTTGGGTCATTGTGCAAAAAGAATCCTCTTGCTATTCTAAACCATATGGAAGACATTATGGATTGCGTGTTTGGTATTTTACAATTAGAGACCAACACAGATTATGCTGTGCTAAGGAGATCTGCTATCGTGCTCGTTAGTGACATTCTCTCGACCAATGATGGACTACAACTCTTGGGAAAGTATGGAGATAAACTCGATACAACACTTAAATATATAGCGGAAACGGACAATGACTACCTAGCTAGAGAACAAGCGTTGTCGGTGCTCTCACTCGTTGATGACAAATTTGCACAGACATTCCGCGAGACCGTCAAAATCCATTAGCCTTATATAAATCGTACATAGAATCCCAGCATCTTCATGCCTCAACTTCTTCCAATAGCGCAAATCTATTAGAGGGCACGAGGTCGTTCgattcttcttcttcttcatccaTATTTTCCCAGTCACTATCATCTTCTGTGGCGTCCTTGCGTCCTTCAGTTTGGCTATTATTGTCATGATATAATAGTTTGCTTTTCACCGCTTCCTTGGCTTGCTTATTTATGGTATCCCAATTAGCTTTTCTCATGGATTGAATTTCTTTTGCTCTGTTGATACTGGCCTCGATTTTAGATCCAAGCCTTCCGTCAATAACTacagctttttttcttctaGTCTTGATCGCTTTGGAGATAGCTGACTTGCTCTTATTGGACTTTGaagcttttttttccattTTCTGCCGCAATAAGTCTTCATTTTTAGATGCAGATGCACGAATCATTGGCCCTATAGTGTCAGTTTTCTCCAAACGAGGAACTCTTTCTAGATCTCTCGCCTCCCCCGTTGCTTCACTAATTTCGCCCCTGCGGGCTGCACGAGAATGCTTGGAAATCTTTTTAGCCATAGTAAAAGATATGCTAAATAaattgaatattttttttcatagCCCTATGTAGTGCCAAAAGAgcacgtcgatcgacgcgccgATAATCTAATCACCTCTAGAATTTGAACACTTGACTCTTGTTATAGCCCAGCTCTGCAAGAGCTCCAGTGAGCTCACCTTGGTCACTTGGCGACTTCTTGTTTCCAGAGACAGCCTCGTAGAAAGGTGGAGGACCGCAGACAAAAATGTGGATGTCATCGGAAGGACCGGATAACTCCTTAGACAAAACATCCTTGGTAATGAATCCCTCAGTGATCTTTTGGTCTGCGACCTTAGTAGCTTTGTCAACAAAGTATCTGACCTTGAATTGATCTGGGTGCTTGTTAGCCAAGGCATCCAGTTCCGGCTTGAGCAAAATGTCATCAACAGTCTTGGATCCATACAAGAGCTTGATCTTTGTTTGGTCCTTCTCGTTTTTCAGAATCTCATGAATCAACTGGTACAATGGAGTAATTCCGGTACCACCGCCAAGCAAATAGATCTCTTTGAAGGAGTTTGGCTCCCATTTCCATTTTTGAATAGGACCTTTGAAAGACAAGGTGTCCTGAGGCTTTAGCTCAAAGATGTGAGAAGACATTTTACCTCCATCATAGTGCTTAACGAGCATTTCCAAGGTTCCCTGTTGCTCATTGTCACTAATTGGAGTGTATGGTCTAATAACGTTGTTGCCCTTCTCGGTCACGAATTTGGTCATAACACAGGAAGCGGTGGTCAAACCGGATCTGGCGTCCGGGCTTGGCAATTCGAAAGTGAGAAGCTTGGTGTCGTGAGACAATTGCTTGAcctccttcaatttcaaatcAATCCACTCATCGCCGCCTTTCAGGGCGGCCGGTGCCTCGCTAGCAATTGAGTTCATTGAGTGGTAAAAATATAAGCTGCTGGCAGCTGCAGCGAAAATTGGAAGAACGTGTTTAGTTCTCAAACGGGCTAGACTAGATAAAGCAAATGACATTGTAAAATAGAATAAGTTAAGTATCGAAATGAATTTTTGGCTCGATTGCTTAcagaacaaaaaaaagCGATGATTGGTGGAGACTCGGAATTAAGCGAATGCTAACTTTGAAATTGCGTCTTAATAACCAATCCCAGCCACAATTCTAATTCTGCAACCTCCGATTCAAGTAGATATGCGCATGTACTGCAAAGATGCGTCTTCCGATGAAGAGCAATCGTATAAGTAATCTATCCGCCCCATCAAAAAGCGACCCGTCGATCGCACTCTTCTAGAACTGAATGCGATATAAATTAGACGGAGCGAACTAACTCACCTGACAAAATGTTTAAAACACTCAAGTCGAAGAACGAGCTTGTCTACTTGACTCGCAAATTGATCCCACCTTTACTGCCTAACTTCCACAAAGGCCAATGTGGTCGCGTAGCTGTCATTGGTGGATGCGAAGACTACACAGGTGCTCcattttttgctgctcacgctgctgctcttcttgGATGTGATTTGTCCCATGTCATTTGCGAGTACTCAGCCGCTCCGGTGATAAAATCATATTCCCCTGATCTTATGGTTCACCCCTACATGCGAGATAGCTCCAAAATGAAGGAGCATTTCCGCCTCCAATCCAAGACCCCGACGCCAGAATTGATTGATAGTTACATAAGATCCGAGATTTTACCCAAAATCACCTCATTGCTTGACCGAATACATGTCGTGGTGATTGGGCCAGGATTTGGGCGTGATAAGGTGATGTTGGAAACTTTGAAGATAGTGATTgaggagatcaaaaagagaaattTGCCTGTGATCTTGGATGCTGATAGTATATATCTCATTTCTCAGGAGCCAGATATCATCCGTGGGTATTCCAGAGCTATCATAACCCCAAATCCAGTGGAATTCAAACGCATTGCTGACGCGCTAGGCATCAAGGAATCAGATCCTAACCTTGAGGCCAAGGCTGTTTCGAAGGCATTACAGGTGACAATTTTGCGTAAAGGTGCTGTTGATTTGATTGTGGACGGAGAGCAATTGATCAttgccgaggaggagggCGGCCTTAGACGGGTTGGAGGGCAAGGAGACTCGCTTACAGGCATGATTGCGACATTCCTGGCCTGGGGCACCTACACTTATCGTAATAAGCTCTGGGCAGAAtccaaagaagaacctGTATTAGGCGATCAAGAGGTGAAAATGCTCGCTTGCTACGGTGGAAGTATTCTTACAAAATACGCTTCTAAGCTAGCATTTGAGCAACACTACAGAGCAATGCAAACATCGGACCTTCATAAGTTCATTGGACAAgcatttttggagaagtttggaaaGAAGGAAGATGAAGATTCAAGTTATACGTTATAGTTTAATGGAAAATTTTACCATGCGTGTTCGGTTTTTCTGAATTTTAGACCTAAGAATCTTGCAAGGTCGTCGTAAAGGCCATCAAGCACCTCTTTAGAGTAGTCGGCCGAGGATGGTTTGAATTCTGAGGGATCCACATTTGGAGACTTAATCTTTCCTTCCATGAAAGCACGCAACttggcctcttcttccaaagTTGGTGGCAGGAGCTCATAGAAATGACAAAGGGAGAGTACTGAATCATCAGACAAATCGCGGAACTCTTTCAATGTCTTCGGGTAAAGCGTTTCAGGAGGCTCGTCACCATCGGAGTTCAAAACCGGAGCAATGAGATCGGTGTCTTTCGAAAGTCCCGAATTGATGGTTCTTCTCAGCGATCTTTGTTCCAGGATGTTCAATTGACCTTGCAGCTCGCccacaagctgaacaaggtCATCGTTGGTAGCAAATTCTGATGTGTCAATTTGTCCTTGTTTTGAAATTGTGCCATCGGGTCCAACTCTTGGAACATCAATGGAATTGAGCTCTCTGTCGGTTTGTCTTACTTGGAATCTCAAAAGCTGCTCCCCAGTG from Ogataea parapolymorpha DL-1 chromosome VI, whole genome shotgun sequence encodes:
- a CDS encoding NADH-cytochrome b5 reductase 2; protein product: MNSIASEAPAALKGGDEWIDLKLKEVKQLSHDTKLLTFELPSPDARSGLTTASCVMTKFVTEKGNNVIRPYTPISDNEQQGTLEMLVKHYDGGKMSSHIFELKPQDTLSFKGPIQKWKWEPNSFKEIYLLGGGTGITPLYQLIHEILKNEKDQTKIKLLYGSKTVDDILLKPELDALANKHPDQFKVRYFVDKATKVADQKITEGFITKDVLSKELSGPSDDIHIFVCGPPPFYEAVSGNKKSPSDQGELTGALAELGYNKSQVFKF
- a CDS encoding ATP-dependent (S)-NAD(P)H-hydrate dehydratase — its product is MFKTLKSKNELVYLTRKLIPPLLPNFHKGQCGRVAVIGGCEDYTGAPFFAAHAAALLGCDLSHVICEYSAAPVIKSYSPDLMVHPYMRDSSKMKEHFRLQSKTPTPELIDSYIRSEILPKITSLLDRIHVVVIGPGFGRDKVMLETLKIVIEEIKKRNLPVILDADSIYLISQEPDIIRGYSRAIITPNPVEFKRIADALGIKESDPNLEAKAVSKALQVTILRKGAVDLIVDGEQLIIAEEEGGLRRVGGQGDSLTGMIATFLAWGTYTYRNKLWAESKEEPVLGDQEVKMLACYGGSILTKYASKLAFEQHYRAMQTSDLHKFIGQAFLEKFGKKEDEDSSYTL